A single region of the Plantactinospora soyae genome encodes:
- a CDS encoding CaiB/BaiF CoA transferase family protein — MTAPRPAAPGGPLHGVRIVELAGIGPGPFAAMVLADLGADVVRVDRVAEVRPERFGTPHPDLLNRGRRSLAVDLKTAAGREVVRDLVRAADVLVEGFRPGVTERLGLGPEDCLAVNPRLVYGRMTGWGQDGPNAPYAGHDIDYLALTGVLHGIGRADGPPVPPMNLVGDFGGGGMLLALGVVCALFDVRGGGTGQVVDAAMVDGVALLSTMIHSLRGMGMWQDSRGVNMFDGGAPFYDTYECADGKYLAVGAVEPQFYAELVRRTGFPLAPDEALDRTDPANWPALRQAWARLFRTRSRDDWAGLLEHTDACVVPVLDWREAPRHPHLAARGVFVTHAGAEQPAPAPRFSRTPGAIRRPPPHPGEHTDEVLAELGLDADRIGRLRGDGAVA, encoded by the coding sequence ATGACCGCACCCCGACCGGCGGCCCCGGGGGGCCCACTGCACGGCGTCCGGATCGTCGAACTCGCCGGCATCGGGCCGGGCCCGTTCGCGGCGATGGTCCTGGCCGACCTGGGTGCCGACGTGGTCCGGGTCGACCGGGTCGCGGAGGTCCGACCGGAACGGTTCGGCACGCCCCATCCCGACCTGCTGAACCGGGGACGGCGGTCGCTGGCCGTCGACCTCAAGACGGCCGCCGGCCGGGAGGTGGTACGCGACCTGGTCCGCGCCGCCGACGTACTCGTCGAGGGGTTCCGGCCGGGCGTGACGGAGCGACTCGGCCTGGGACCGGAGGACTGCCTCGCGGTGAACCCCCGGCTGGTGTACGGCCGGATGACCGGCTGGGGGCAGGACGGCCCGAACGCCCCGTACGCCGGGCACGACATCGACTACCTGGCGCTGACCGGCGTGCTGCACGGCATCGGTCGGGCCGACGGGCCACCCGTACCGCCGATGAACCTGGTCGGCGACTTCGGTGGCGGTGGAATGCTGCTGGCACTCGGCGTGGTCTGCGCACTGTTCGACGTCCGGGGCGGCGGAACCGGGCAGGTGGTGGACGCCGCCATGGTGGACGGAGTGGCGCTGCTCTCCACGATGATCCACTCCCTGCGCGGGATGGGGATGTGGCAGGACTCCCGCGGCGTCAACATGTTCGACGGCGGCGCCCCGTTCTACGACACCTACGAGTGCGCCGACGGGAAGTACCTGGCGGTCGGCGCCGTGGAGCCGCAGTTCTACGCCGAACTGGTCCGACGCACCGGATTTCCGCTGGCCCCGGACGAGGCGCTCGACCGTACCGACCCCGCGAACTGGCCGGCGCTGCGCCAGGCGTGGGCGCGGCTGTTCCGGACCCGGAGCCGGGACGACTGGGCCGGCCTGCTGGAGCACACCGACGCCTGCGTGGTTCCGGTGCTCGACTGGCGGGAGGCACCCCGGCATCCGCACCTCGCCGCCCGGGGTGTGTTCGTCACCCACGCCGGGGCCGAGCAGCCGGCCCCGGCACCCCGGTTCAGCCGTACCCCCGGGGCGATCCGCCGGCCGCCGCCGCATCCCGGCGAGCACACCGACGAAGTGCTGGCCGAACTCGGTCTCGACGCCGACCGGATCGGGCGACTTCGGGGCGACGGCGCCGTCGCCTGA
- a CDS encoding glycosyltransferase family 2 protein, which yields MRTGEVGHRSTGHDAAGRTGTGQDGRPARLRYWRLVGAPPPTRAERLGRLVGLRVLRIPVVRRMLVVAGSLDRLRDLLALPVSLAATSSATIVVAYWRAPRRGWSGGMGPLEHLRGHRVSLPGRGRGVATVTVRLSRPAQFRDVLAAVLHTLAPGRPLPAPAGPNLTGQDTLPAYLPTQPAASVTRGALPDSPEIRAHDVVLRASGTSGSASGAAAYAVNWETSRHGPRLAGGPAVLVDARRINPRGRRAGCYQPDAPRVRLDFGPAPGWRRTGAATRPQPLDGPGVTAPVLAMLRQVGVVDCPDVPDSAAVEVAALLVQVAMTGALVSAPTLPDRVADLIVPELRTLLAGTVTETGPLAREARSVRQRRAALRGHATAFALPGLTSAVFPQLPVFPSVSVLLATRRPERLPAALRMIAEQTYPELEIILCLHGVELPEPLRATLARCGRPYEIVQVPGTASFGEALGAATGRARGSLVTKFDDDDSYGTEHVWDLVLARHYSGATLVGKGSEFVHLETLGITIRRPSGAAESDGEVVAGGTMLIAKGDLESVGGWRPVPRSVDFGLLDRVRRDGGVIYRTHPLGYVYHRRAAGHTWDPGQPYFLDSAYARWTGLPAEVLGETAP from the coding sequence ATGCGTACGGGCGAGGTGGGCCACCGGAGCACCGGTCACGATGCCGCAGGCCGTACCGGTACCGGCCAGGACGGGCGGCCGGCGCGGCTGCGGTACTGGCGGCTGGTCGGCGCCCCGCCGCCCACCCGCGCCGAACGGCTCGGCCGCCTGGTCGGGCTGCGGGTGCTCCGGATCCCCGTCGTACGGCGGATGCTGGTCGTCGCCGGCTCGCTGGACCGGCTACGCGACCTGTTGGCCCTGCCCGTGTCGCTGGCGGCGACCAGCTCGGCCACGATCGTGGTGGCGTACTGGCGGGCGCCCCGGCGGGGCTGGTCCGGCGGGATGGGGCCGCTGGAGCACCTTCGCGGGCACCGGGTGTCGTTGCCCGGTCGGGGGCGGGGCGTCGCCACGGTCACCGTCCGGCTCTCCCGACCGGCACAGTTCCGCGATGTGCTGGCTGCGGTGCTCCACACGCTGGCGCCGGGTCGGCCGCTGCCCGCGCCGGCCGGTCCGAACCTGACCGGCCAGGACACCCTGCCGGCGTACCTGCCGACCCAGCCGGCCGCCTCGGTGACCCGGGGCGCGCTGCCGGACAGCCCGGAGATCCGGGCCCACGACGTGGTGCTGCGGGCGTCCGGCACGTCGGGCTCGGCGTCCGGCGCGGCGGCGTACGCGGTGAACTGGGAGACGAGCCGGCACGGACCGCGCCTGGCCGGTGGCCCGGCCGTGCTGGTGGACGCGCGGCGGATCAATCCGCGGGGCCGCCGGGCCGGTTGCTACCAGCCGGACGCCCCCCGGGTACGGCTGGACTTCGGCCCGGCGCCGGGGTGGCGCCGGACCGGGGCCGCAACCCGGCCGCAGCCGCTCGACGGGCCCGGGGTGACCGCCCCGGTGCTGGCCATGCTGCGCCAGGTCGGCGTGGTCGACTGCCCGGACGTCCCCGACAGCGCGGCGGTGGAGGTGGCGGCGCTGCTGGTCCAGGTGGCGATGACCGGGGCACTGGTGTCCGCCCCGACCCTGCCGGACCGGGTGGCCGACCTCATCGTCCCGGAACTGCGGACCCTGCTGGCCGGTACGGTGACCGAGACCGGGCCGCTGGCCCGGGAGGCGCGCAGCGTACGACAGCGGCGGGCCGCCCTGCGCGGCCACGCCACCGCGTTCGCGCTGCCGGGGCTCACCTCGGCGGTCTTTCCCCAGCTTCCCGTCTTCCCGTCGGTGAGCGTGCTGCTGGCCACCCGGCGTCCGGAGCGGCTGCCGGCGGCGCTCCGGATGATCGCCGAGCAGACGTATCCGGAGCTGGAGATCATCCTCTGCCTGCACGGCGTCGAACTGCCGGAACCACTCCGCGCCACGCTGGCCCGGTGCGGGCGGCCGTACGAGATCGTCCAGGTGCCCGGCACCGCCAGCTTCGGTGAGGCGCTGGGCGCCGCGACCGGACGGGCCCGGGGGAGCCTGGTCACCAAGTTCGACGACGACGACAGCTACGGCACCGAACACGTCTGGGACCTGGTACTGGCCCGGCACTACTCCGGCGCGACCCTGGTGGGCAAGGGGTCCGAGTTCGTGCACCTGGAAACGCTGGGCATCACCATCCGTCGACCGTCGGGCGCGGCCGAGAGCGACGGCGAGGTGGTGGCCGGCGGCACGATGTTGATCGCCAAGGGGGATCTCGAGTCGGTCGGCGGCTGGCGTCCGGTGCCCCGATCCGTCGACTTCGGACTGCTCGACCGGGTACGCCGGGACGGCGGGGTGATCTACCGGACGCATCCGCTCGGCTACGTCTACCACCGGCGGGCGGCCGGACACACCTGGGACCCCGGCCAGCCGTACTTCCTCGACAGCGCGTACGCCCGCTGGACCGGTCTGCCGGCCGAGGTGCTCGGCGAAACCGCCCCCTGA
- a CDS encoding molybdopterin-dependent oxidoreductase produces MSPGFQGRRRAAEPNLPPGQYLTEDFPVLSAGPTPRVSLTDWEFVLSTETGAESRWSWDEMWALPTETPMVDIHCVTHWSKLGTNWRGVSIDTLLDGVDTAADYALVHSYGGYTTNLPLDDLRDGQAWIVHQYDGADLPAEHGGPARLLVPHLYFWKSAKWVRGIRLGLTDEPGFWETAGYHDYGDPWREQRYQGD; encoded by the coding sequence GTGTCTCCAGGCTTCCAGGGTCGGCGTCGAGCGGCCGAGCCGAACCTGCCGCCCGGGCAGTACCTCACCGAGGACTTTCCGGTGCTCTCCGCCGGCCCCACCCCACGGGTGTCGCTGACGGACTGGGAGTTCGTGCTCAGCACCGAGACGGGTGCCGAGTCCCGCTGGTCCTGGGACGAGATGTGGGCGCTGCCCACCGAGACGCCGATGGTGGACATCCATTGCGTGACCCACTGGTCGAAGCTGGGCACGAACTGGCGCGGCGTCTCCATCGACACCCTGCTGGACGGTGTCGACACCGCCGCCGACTACGCCCTGGTGCACTCGTACGGCGGCTACACCACCAACCTGCCCCTGGACGACCTGCGGGACGGGCAGGCCTGGATCGTCCACCAGTACGACGGCGCCGACCTGCCGGCCGAACACGGCGGCCCGGCCCGGCTACTGGTGCCCCACCTGTACTTCTGGAAATCCGCGAAGTGGGTGCGGGGCATCCGCCTCGGCCTGACCGACGAGCCCGGTTTCTGGGAGACCGCCGGCTATCACGACTACGGTGACCCATGGCGCGAACAGCGATACCAGGGAGACTGA
- a CDS encoding ferredoxin reductase has protein sequence MARTAIPGRLTKRAGWWVARLVERREETATACTLVLEVPDWPGHLPGQHVDLRLTAEDGYQAARSYSVSAPADGERIEVTVQRVPDGEVSPYLIEGLSVGDQIEVRGPVGGYFIWRMTEPAPVLLVGGGSGIAPLMAMIRARRAAGSRVPFRLIYSVRSERDIYFADELRRRVRDDQGLDVAYVYTREVPESSPARAHRIAVADLNTHGWPPQLEPTNFVCGPTGFVEAVSDILVALGHEPRRVKTERFGPTGA, from the coding sequence ATGGCGCGAACAGCGATACCAGGGAGACTGACCAAGCGGGCCGGCTGGTGGGTCGCCCGCCTGGTCGAGCGCCGGGAGGAGACGGCCACCGCCTGCACGCTGGTGCTGGAGGTTCCCGACTGGCCGGGGCACCTGCCCGGCCAGCACGTCGACCTGCGGCTGACCGCCGAGGACGGCTACCAGGCGGCCCGCAGCTACTCGGTCTCCGCCCCGGCCGACGGCGAGCGGATCGAGGTGACCGTCCAGCGGGTGCCCGACGGAGAGGTCTCGCCGTACCTGATCGAGGGCCTGTCGGTCGGCGACCAGATCGAGGTCCGGGGTCCGGTCGGTGGCTATTTCATCTGGCGGATGACCGAACCCGCACCGGTGCTGCTGGTCGGGGGCGGCTCGGGCATCGCGCCGCTGATGGCCATGATCCGGGCCCGGCGGGCCGCCGGGAGCCGGGTGCCGTTCCGGCTGATCTACTCGGTCCGGAGCGAGCGCGACATCTACTTCGCCGACGAACTGCGCCGCCGGGTCCGGGACGACCAGGGGCTCGACGTGGCCTACGTCTACACCCGGGAGGTGCCGGAGAGTTCGCCCGCCCGGGCACACCGGATCGCGGTCGCCGACCTGAACACCCACGGCTGGCCGCCCCAGCTCGAACCGACGAACTTCGTCTGCGGCCCGACCGGGTTCGTGGAGGCCGTCTCCGACATCCTGGTCGCGCTCGGTCACGAGCCCCGCCGGGTCAAGACCGAGCGGTTCGGTCCCACCGGGGCCTGA
- a CDS encoding DUF6510 family protein, which produces MDYVDGNMLAGPLQEVFAVDLTTATGRCASCGQTGPVAALRVYSNAPGVVARCPSCTEVMLRLVRTPNSAWLDLRGATFLQIPMPAESFTTPGPVTM; this is translated from the coding sequence ATGGACTACGTGGACGGCAACATGCTGGCCGGCCCGTTGCAGGAGGTGTTCGCGGTGGACCTGACCACGGCCACCGGCCGGTGTGCCTCATGTGGACAGACCGGCCCGGTGGCCGCGTTGCGGGTCTACTCGAACGCACCTGGCGTGGTCGCCCGCTGCCCGTCCTGCACCGAGGTCATGCTCCGGCTGGTGCGTACGCCGAACAGCGCATGGTTGGACCTGCGCGGTGCGACCTTCCTGCAGATCCCGATGCCGGCGGAGTCGTTCACGACACCGGGGCCGGTCACGATGTAG
- a CDS encoding MFS transporter, which produces MTAAATPNQSVPEESAPDRPISERPVPRLGREFGKLWSASAISNIGDGVTAVAGPLLVASLTDDPALIAGAAFVQQLPWLLFSLPGGALVDRLDRRRVMIAVDLGRAVVLGTLACLALAGVVTVPTVYVAFFLLGVAETLADTAAVSVLPNIVPEQRLEQAYGWLQATFVVGNQFIAKPFGAYLFVVAVASPFGLNAVTFVVAALLLTALRWRPTPAEKPDAGRRADRSLAAEIAVGLRAMWESAVLRMLAVCLCLMNVVFCAAFAVFVLYCRQRLGLDEIGFGVLLTSSAVGGLLGAWLSPRLRRRFGTPALLRAGLIVEITTHTVLAATREPWLAGTIMALFGVHTMVWGALVMSLRARLVPDELRGRVNSVYSLLDLGGAAIGTLLGGILAAGTDSLTVPFWTAAVATTLLLLGFWRRLGATGRFDGTGPAFDGTGPAEATS; this is translated from the coding sequence ATGACCGCCGCCGCCACGCCGAACCAGTCCGTACCCGAAGAATCCGCCCCTGACCGTCCTATCTCCGAGCGGCCGGTGCCCCGGCTCGGTCGGGAGTTCGGCAAGCTCTGGTCCGCCAGCGCGATCTCCAACATCGGCGACGGAGTCACGGCGGTGGCCGGCCCGCTCCTGGTCGCCTCGCTGACCGACGATCCGGCCCTGATCGCCGGGGCGGCGTTCGTCCAACAACTGCCCTGGCTGCTGTTCTCGCTGCCCGGCGGGGCGTTGGTGGACCGGCTCGACCGCCGCAGGGTGATGATCGCGGTCGACCTCGGCCGGGCCGTCGTGCTCGGCACCCTCGCCTGCCTCGCGCTGGCCGGGGTCGTCACCGTACCGACCGTGTACGTGGCCTTCTTCCTGCTCGGCGTCGCCGAGACCCTCGCCGACACCGCCGCCGTGTCGGTGCTGCCCAACATCGTGCCCGAGCAACGCCTGGAGCAGGCGTACGGCTGGTTGCAGGCGACCTTCGTGGTGGGCAACCAGTTCATCGCCAAACCCTTCGGCGCGTACCTCTTCGTGGTGGCGGTGGCGTCGCCGTTCGGGCTCAACGCGGTCACCTTCGTGGTCGCCGCGTTGCTGCTCACCGCGTTGCGTTGGCGGCCCACTCCGGCCGAGAAGCCGGACGCGGGCCGGCGGGCTGATCGAAGCCTGGCCGCGGAGATCGCTGTCGGCCTTCGGGCCATGTGGGAGTCGGCCGTGCTGCGGATGCTGGCCGTCTGCCTCTGTCTGATGAACGTGGTGTTCTGTGCCGCGTTCGCGGTCTTCGTCCTCTACTGCCGGCAGCGGCTCGGGCTGGACGAGATCGGTTTCGGCGTACTGCTGACCAGTTCCGCCGTCGGCGGACTGCTCGGCGCCTGGCTCAGTCCCCGACTACGGAGGAGATTCGGGACACCGGCACTGTTACGGGCGGGCCTGATCGTCGAGATCACCACCCACACGGTGCTGGCGGCGACCCGCGAACCGTGGCTGGCGGGCACGATCATGGCACTGTTCGGCGTGCACACCATGGTCTGGGGCGCGCTGGTGATGTCGTTGCGGGCCCGACTCGTACCCGATGAGCTGCGTGGCCGGGTGAACAGCGTCTACTCGCTGCTCGACCTCGGCGGCGCCGCGATCGGTACGCTGCTCGGTGGAATCCTGGCGGCCGGAACCGACAGCCTCACGGTGCCGTTCTGGACAGCGGCGGTGGCGACGACGCTACTGCTCCTGGGCTTCTGGCGGCGGCTCGGCGCGACCGGCAGATTCGACGGCACCGGGCCGGCGTTCGACGGCACCGGGCCGGCGGAGGCTACATCGTGA
- a CDS encoding TrmH family RNA methyltransferase: MHGANLGTLLRTCDAVGACLAVPPWRWVDEAVARGNTLRRPSCVHRVGNPLSWLAAQRSAGARILGVELAEEAVRLADLPPARHRTIVVLGHEATGIPAEALDTLDAAVEIPMVGTGLSLNVAVAGSLVLYKLAGLL; the protein is encoded by the coding sequence ATGCACGGCGCCAACCTCGGCACGTTGCTGCGGACCTGCGACGCGGTGGGCGCGTGTCTGGCCGTACCGCCCTGGCGCTGGGTCGACGAGGCCGTGGCACGTGGCAACACGTTGCGCCGGCCGAGTTGCGTCCACCGGGTCGGTAACCCGCTGAGCTGGCTGGCCGCGCAGCGGTCGGCCGGGGCGCGGATCCTCGGCGTCGAACTGGCCGAGGAAGCGGTCCGACTCGCCGACCTGCCGCCGGCCCGGCACCGCACCATCGTGGTGCTCGGGCACGAGGCCACCGGCATTCCGGCGGAGGCCCTCGACACCCTCGACGCGGCGGTGGAGATCCCGATGGTCGGCACCGGGCTGAGCCTGAACGTCGCGGTGGCCGGTTCGCTGGTTCTCTACAAGCTGGCCGGTTTGCTGTGA
- a CDS encoding DUF4132 domain-containing protein, protein MTDVTAEVPEAPSTTVMSVPLSPYATELLRVLTSTADEPDPAARRGVDLSRIDNRELGVLLAVARERPAHELPALHPSRELRWALTTALENRQTRFTPESCAAVLAALVKESQADRATGNPLLAVSALLRCDGEWPASAARSAGAIVRAMIARARFEQPYAMAALTGLAGGFTRAALNTVFRWSLGPIARDEVDLLVKLGMPAQALVAEVCRDRPYPSMPQLPDAWQRLAAITEYADFARRALDAAQARVAAIQAGELPYVADKAFAPDEVEVLARAVRIALSRNETWLPELLRSLLPGIAVAPTSAKTLPSQALLYEVARAAGDFPTPEALAALVAVRGVVRHKGVPRHLDRLCKRIERALAERQDTVLTLPDLGFDSAGTRAVEVGGHPAVLVASDEVVLRWRRGDGTLTATVPAAVRRDHPDELKELRGRVKQARDQVSALVRTLEAGYPAASARPYADWRAGLATNGLGWQIARRLIWEVQHPDGGQWQAVLPDGDADDERFVDASGVSVARPEPDAALRLWHPIRSSADEVRAWRDLLTERQLRQPVRQAFREVYLLTPAEEATGTYSLRFAAHVVHYRQLYPLLRSRGWTTRMLGPWDGGDEAQAYRVLAAGTWRIGFHHDYLGEEDLECASTGRVWFERPIEGAWRTEPLTEVPIVVFSEAMRDVDLFVSVTSIAADPYWTDRRTEYVDYWRAESRRELGMTAQVRRTALERILPRTKIADRCTLTDRYLVVRGELRTYKIHLGSANILMEPDDAYLCIVPSRRKAPGDIFLPFEEDRLGLILSKAFLLAEDTRITDESILLQLRTRL, encoded by the coding sequence ATGACGGACGTAACCGCCGAAGTGCCCGAGGCACCATCGACGACGGTGATGTCGGTGCCGCTGTCGCCGTACGCGACCGAACTGCTGCGCGTGTTGACCAGTACGGCGGACGAGCCCGATCCGGCCGCCCGACGGGGCGTCGACCTGTCCCGGATCGACAATCGGGAGCTCGGGGTGCTGCTCGCGGTCGCCCGCGAACGACCCGCCCACGAACTACCCGCCCTGCATCCCAGCCGGGAGCTTCGCTGGGCCTTGACGACCGCACTGGAGAACCGGCAGACCCGCTTCACCCCCGAGTCGTGCGCCGCGGTGCTGGCGGCGCTGGTGAAGGAGTCCCAGGCCGACCGGGCCACCGGCAATCCGCTGCTGGCCGTCAGCGCACTGCTCCGGTGCGACGGTGAATGGCCGGCGAGCGCGGCGCGGTCGGCGGGAGCCATCGTCCGGGCGATGATCGCGCGGGCTCGGTTCGAGCAGCCGTACGCGATGGCGGCGCTGACCGGGCTCGCCGGTGGCTTCACCCGGGCGGCGCTGAACACGGTGTTCCGTTGGTCGCTCGGCCCGATCGCCCGGGACGAGGTGGACCTGCTGGTGAAGCTCGGGATGCCGGCCCAGGCGCTGGTGGCCGAGGTCTGCCGGGACCGGCCGTACCCGTCGATGCCGCAGCTTCCCGACGCGTGGCAGCGGCTGGCGGCCATCACCGAGTACGCCGACTTCGCCCGTCGGGCGCTCGACGCCGCGCAGGCCCGGGTCGCCGCGATCCAGGCCGGTGAGCTGCCGTACGTCGCGGACAAGGCGTTCGCCCCGGACGAGGTCGAGGTGCTGGCCCGGGCCGTCCGGATCGCGTTGTCCCGCAACGAGACGTGGCTGCCGGAGCTGCTCCGGTCGCTGCTACCCGGCATCGCGGTCGCCCCGACCAGCGCGAAGACGCTGCCGTCGCAGGCACTGCTCTACGAGGTCGCCCGGGCGGCCGGGGACTTTCCCACCCCGGAGGCGCTGGCCGCGCTGGTCGCCGTCCGGGGCGTGGTTCGGCACAAGGGCGTGCCGAGGCATCTCGACCGGTTGTGCAAGCGGATCGAGCGGGCGCTCGCGGAGCGGCAGGACACCGTGCTGACCCTGCCCGATCTCGGGTTCGACTCCGCCGGGACGCGTGCCGTCGAGGTCGGCGGCCACCCGGCGGTGCTGGTCGCGTCGGACGAGGTCGTACTGCGGTGGCGGCGCGGGGACGGAACGCTGACGGCGACGGTGCCGGCGGCGGTACGGCGGGACCACCCCGACGAACTCAAGGAGCTGCGCGGTCGGGTCAAACAGGCCCGGGACCAGGTGTCGGCACTCGTCCGGACCCTGGAGGCGGGATATCCGGCGGCGTCGGCGCGGCCGTACGCGGATTGGCGTGCCGGGTTGGCGACGAACGGCCTCGGCTGGCAGATCGCCCGGCGACTGATCTGGGAGGTCCAGCACCCCGACGGCGGACAGTGGCAGGCGGTCCTGCCGGACGGCGATGCCGACGACGAGCGGTTCGTGGACGCGTCCGGGGTGTCGGTGGCCCGGCCGGAGCCGGACGCCGCACTTCGACTGTGGCACCCGATCCGGTCCAGTGCCGACGAGGTCCGCGCCTGGCGGGACCTGCTCACCGAGCGGCAGCTGCGCCAGCCGGTACGCCAGGCGTTCCGCGAGGTGTATCTGCTGACCCCGGCCGAGGAGGCGACCGGGACCTACTCGCTGCGGTTCGCCGCGCACGTCGTGCACTACCGCCAGCTGTATCCGCTGCTGCGCTCGCGTGGCTGGACGACCCGGATGCTCGGACCGTGGGACGGCGGCGACGAGGCGCAGGCGTACCGGGTGCTGGCGGCGGGGACGTGGCGGATCGGCTTCCACCACGACTACCTCGGCGAGGAGGATCTGGAGTGCGCCAGCACCGGCCGGGTGTGGTTCGAGCGGCCGATCGAGGGGGCCTGGCGGACCGAGCCGCTGACCGAGGTGCCGATCGTCGTGTTCAGCGAGGCGATGCGGGACGTGGACCTGTTCGTCTCGGTGACCTCGATCGCCGCCGATCCTTACTGGACGGACCGCCGGACGGAGTACGTCGACTACTGGCGTGCCGAGAGTCGTCGGGAACTCGGGATGACGGCTCAGGTACGACGTACCGCGCTGGAGCGGATCCTGCCCCGTACGAAGATCGCGGACCGGTGCACGTTGACCGATCGGTATCTCGTGGTCCGGGGGGAGCTGCGGACGTACAAGATCCATCTGGGTAGCGCGAACATCCTGATGGAGCCGGACGACGCGTACCTGTGCATCGTGCCGTCCCGGCGGAAGGCGCCCGGCGACATCTTCCTGCCCTTCGAGGAGGACCGGCTCGGTCTGATCCTCAGCAAGGCGTTCCTGCTCGCCGAGGACACCCGGATCACCGACGAGTCGATTCTGCTGCAGTTGCGTACCCGGCTCTGA
- a CDS encoding permease prefix domain 1-containing protein, translated as MNTLTDRYLAATLPSVPAARREEIAAELRGSIEDMIEDRTGNGQDPVTAEREVLTELGNPERLAARYADRRLQLIGPAYYLIWRRLLRLLLSLVPAIVGTVDAVSSAADGSVGVGGAIGSGIGTAIEVAVHVAFWLTLTFAILERTTPVQGLADWNVDELPNAPVDREISLAGTATAVAWLLFAIAYLPLQHFRSWVETADGTNIPIIDPALWTSWLPVLIAALVASVVFEIVKYRVGRWTWPLIGVNVGLHLAFAVPAAWLILSDRLFNPAFVQHFEWFREGDNLGTVATVSTVVMAVIVIWDVIDGVRSMGQQRG; from the coding sequence ATGAACACCCTGACCGACCGCTACCTCGCCGCCACCCTGCCCTCGGTGCCTGCCGCCCGCCGCGAGGAGATCGCCGCCGAACTCCGCGGCTCGATCGAGGACATGATCGAAGACCGGACAGGCAACGGACAGGACCCCGTCACCGCCGAGCGAGAGGTGCTCACCGAACTCGGCAACCCCGAGCGGCTCGCCGCCCGGTACGCCGACCGCCGGTTGCAGCTCATCGGCCCCGCCTACTACCTGATCTGGCGACGGCTGCTGCGACTCCTGCTCTCCCTGGTCCCGGCGATCGTCGGCACCGTGGACGCCGTCTCCAGCGCGGCCGACGGGAGCGTCGGGGTGGGCGGCGCGATCGGGTCCGGGATCGGCACGGCGATCGAGGTGGCGGTGCACGTCGCCTTCTGGCTCACCCTGACCTTCGCCATCCTCGAACGCACCACACCGGTGCAGGGTCTCGCCGACTGGAACGTCGACGAGCTTCCCAACGCCCCGGTCGACCGCGAGATCTCGTTGGCGGGCACCGCCACGGCGGTCGCCTGGCTCCTCTTCGCCATCGCGTACCTCCCCCTCCAGCACTTCCGCTCGTGGGTGGAGACCGCCGACGGCACCAACATCCCGATCATCGACCCGGCGCTGTGGACCTCCTGGCTACCGGTCCTTATCGCCGCGCTGGTAGCCAGCGTGGTCTTCGAGATCGTCAAATACCGCGTCGGGCGCTGGACCTGGCCGCTGATCGGGGTCAACGTCGGGCTGCACCTGGCGTTCGCGGTGCCGGCCGCCTGGCTGATCCTCTCCGACCGGCTGTTCAACCCGGCGTTCGTCCAGCACTTCGAGTGGTTCCGCGAGGGCGACAACCTCGGAACGGTCGCCACCGTCAGCACCGTGGTCATGGCCGTGATCGTGATCTGGGACGTGATCGACGGCGTCCGCTCGATGGGCCAACAGCGCGGCTGA
- a CDS encoding PadR family transcriptional regulator → MVSDDLLRTHLQELRRGTVVVASLVALRRPDYGYALLQRLTKHGFPVDANTLYPLLRRLEEQGLVTSEWNTEESRPRKFYRTSDEGESILRLLLDDLAAIQISVTGLTEGMDR, encoded by the coding sequence ATGGTTAGCGATGACCTCCTGCGGACACACCTCCAGGAGCTACGACGAGGCACGGTCGTCGTGGCGAGCCTCGTGGCGCTACGACGACCCGACTACGGATACGCGCTGCTCCAACGCCTCACGAAGCACGGCTTTCCGGTGGACGCCAACACCCTCTACCCGCTGTTGCGCCGGCTCGAGGAGCAGGGCCTGGTGACGAGCGAGTGGAACACCGAAGAGAGCCGGCCGCGCAAGTTCTACCGCACCAGCGACGAGGGCGAGTCGATCCTGCGACTACTCCTCGACGACCTCGCCGCCATCCAGATTTCCGTGACCGGGCTGACCGAAGGAATGGACCGATGA